One Polynucleobacter necessarius genomic window, AATGTGCATGACGAGAGCTATCGCGACGAATAAAGACTGTTCCAAGCTGCTTAGCCATCCATCCAAATATCGGCCATTTCTCTACTTCCGACTTCGCCACAAAGCGAATCGGATGAAAGGCATTGATGGCATGAATATCCATCCAGGAAATATGATTTGACGACAATAAATACGAGCTTGATGGAAGTACCTCCGCATTCTTAACAGCTAATTCAATTCCAAAAATTCGCAAGAGATGTGTTGACCATTGTTGGATATGCAATTTCTTGGATTAGGCATTGGAGAATGGAAAAATTAGCAATAACGTGCCTACACCTGATAAAACATGTAGCCATATCGCAATCCAAAGAAAAAAACGTTTCAATAATGCGGTGTTTGAGGGTATTGAATTGCTTGAGGTGGTCATATACAACAACAATATAAAGGAAAATGTAATAAATATCCTACGTCATCAAACTGACTTAAAAATGTCAAATAGGCTTAATGTGGTTTCATGACGCATTACAGAGCCATCTGGATCTCAGACGTGCACCTCGGAACATCAGGGTGTCAGGCCAACTACCTCCTCGATTTCTTAAAGCACAACGAAGCCGATAAATTTTATTTGGTCGGCGACATTATTGATGGATGACGTCTAAAGAAATCCTTTTGCTGGCCTCAGGCACATAACGACGTAGTACAAAAATTATTACGTAAGGCGCGCAAAGGCGCTGAAGTGATATATGTCCCAGGAAATCATGACGAAAGTGCTCGCCAATTTTTTGGCCTGTCATTTGGTGATGTAAAGGTCGTTGAGGAGCTTATCCACACCACTTTGAAGAGCAAAAAGTTGTGGGTGTAGATCCTGCGTACACCAAGATTACCCTTCGGGCGCTGTAATTATGGCTCTCTGGAGTGGCTTAGCTCAATACATGCTCAAGAATGGTTATGAAATCATGTTAGGTTGCGCCAGTATTCCGATGGCTGATGGCGGTCACTTTGCGGCAAGCCTATACAACTCCTTAAATAGCAATCAGATAGCACCAACGGAATTTCATGCCTTCCCTCGCTTACCGCTTCCGTTGGATAAGTTAAATGGTGGTTTGGATGTTGAAGCGCCGCCATTGATCAAAGGCTACCTAAAGTTGGGTGCCAAGATCTGCAGCGCTCCAGCATGGGATCCGGATTTCAATACCGCTGATCTGTTAACGATGCTGCGCCTCTAGGACATTAACTTCAGTTGTTTTGTCTGGCATTGGAACGTAATCCAAATCTTCCGCCATTTTCTTGCCGTCTTTGAATGCAAAGTCAAAAAATTTGATGACTTCAGCAACGTTTGCTTTATTTTCAGGATTCTTATAAATCAAGACAAATGAAGCGCCGGTGATCGGCCAGGATTTTGCACCAGGAGCATTTGCAATAAATGTGCCCATACCTGGGATAGAAGCCCAATCAGTACTTGCTGCTGCGGCTGCAAAGGTTAAGTCATCTGGAGTCACAAATTGACCATCCTTATTTTTTTAAAGAAATAGAGGTCATCTTGTTCTTCTTGGCGTAGGCATACTCAACATAACCAACAGAATTTTGACGCGTGTCACGTTAGCCGCCACGCCCTCATTACCCTTGCCGCCTACGGTGGAGGCAGCTGGCCACTTGACGGATGCACCAGAACCAACAGCATCCTTGAAGAGTGAACTCGTTTTTGCAAGGTAGTCTGTAAAAATTGCGGTAGTACCAGAACCATCAGCGCGTACGACAACGGTAATCGGGCCACTCGGGATCTTCACGCTGGGTTCATGATGGCGATACGTTTATCACCCAAATCCGAGATCACACCCTGAAAAATGTCTGCCAAAGTTGGACCATCCAATTTGATTTCGCCAGGCTTTACACCCTCAACGTTAATCGCCGGCACCACTCCACCGATGGTGGCTGGAAACTGAACCATACCGTCTTTTTCGAGGTCTTTGAATTTCACGGGATTGTCCGTTGCGCCAAAATCAACAGTCTTCGCATTAATCTGCTTGATGCCTCATCCACAGCCAAGCCTGGAAAACCCTCTTGCAATAATGTATTCAAATATGACTTGAGTTCTGCGGGGCTAGCACCCTCCTTAGCCTGAGATTTGAACTTTTCAGAAAACTCGTTGAGCGACATCGTGTACTGCTCAATCATTTTCAACTGCGTAAGGCCAACATTCTGATAATTGTTTGGACCTGCGGGTCCTAAATTCTTTCGTCCATAAGTAGGTGAAAAGCCGCCTGTTTCATGGTCGCCCGTCACAATAATCAACGTATCTGGGTTCTTCTTCTGGAAATCCAGTGCGACCTTACTGCATCATCAAAGGCCCATAGATCCCGCATTAAGGCAGCAACATCATTTTGATGCCCTGCAGAACCGGTATTCTCATTTTCGGCAAACAGAACAAATCCCTTATCCCTCTTCGACTGAGAGCTCAGTACTTGCAGGCCAGCCGACAGCATTTGGGACAGGTTAGGCATTTCGTGTGGATCACGATCGATTTCGCAATCAATATCCTCAACAGCAAATAAGCCCAAAACCCGATTTTTTTGAATTGAGCTGAGATCACCTGGGCTAGACAGATATTGGTAATCCTTGGCCTTAAAAGCATCCACGACATTCAAGTTATCCTGGCGTTTTCCGCCAGGAATAGAAGTTGGTAAAAAATAATTTCTCCTGCCACCCATCAAAACTTCTGGCTCTAGCGCAAGGTATTGATTCACAATCATCTCACTATCGCGGCGTGATTGAGCGTGAACACTAAACGCTGCCGGGCTAGCATCGTATATTGGTGCCGTACTAATAAGACCGATGCGTTTTCCACTTTCTTTTGCCACCTGCAGCAAAGTTGACGGAGATTGACCGTCCGGAGTCATG contains:
- a CDS encoding lysophospholipid acyltransferase family protein — its product is MHIQQWSTHLLRIFGIELAVKNAEVLPSSSYLLSSNHISWMDIHAINAFHPIRFVAKSEVEKWPIFGWMAKQLGTVFIRRDSSRHAHLL
- a CDS encoding alkaline phosphatase, with amino-acid sequence MKTESANYFVTDSAAAASAMSTGYKVNNGSIFMTPDGQSPSTLLQVAKESGKRIGLISTAPIYDASPAAFSVHAQSRRDSEMIVNQYLALEPEVLMGGRRNYFLPTSIPGGKRQDNLNVVDAFKAKDYQYLSSPGDLSSIQKNRVLGLFAVEDIDCEIDRDPHEMPNLSQMLSAGLQVLSSQSKRDKGFVLFAENENTGSAGHQNDVAALMRDLWAFDDAVRSHWISRRRTQIR